In Streptomyces liangshanensis, the DNA window TGCGCTTCCTGCCCTCGAAGCGGGTGTCCGCGTGGCCGACCTGCATGGCCTGGTTCTGGAGCGGGCACTCACCGCCCTTGTCGCAGACCGGGCAGTCCAGCGGGTGGTTGATGAGCAGCAGCTCCATCACCCCGCGCTGGGCCTTCTCGGCGACCGGCGAGCTGATCTGCGACTTGACGACCATGCCGTCGGTGCAGGTGATCGTGCAGGAGGCCATCGGCTTGCGCTGGCCCTCCACCTCGACGATGCACTGGCGGCAGGCGCCGACCGGGTCGAGCAGCGGATGGTCGCAGAAACGCGGGATCTCGATGCCGAGCAGCTCGGCGGCGCGGATGACCAACGTCCCCTTGGGGACGGAGATCTCGATGCCGTCGATGGTCAGCGAGACGAGGTCTTCCGGCGGGAGCGCCGCCTCGCCGCCTCCGGAGGGGGCCGACGTGGTGACTGTCATGCGTTCACCTCCTGGTGCGGGTTCCGGTCCGCCCACGCGGTGGACTTCGCGGGGTCGAAGGGGCAGGCCTTGCCCGTGATGTGCTGCTCGTACTCCGCGCGGAAGTACTTGAGCGAGGAGAAGATCGGGGCGGCGGCGCCGTCGCCGAGCGCGCAGAACGACTTGCCGTTGATCGTGTCGGCGATGTCGTTGAGCTTGTCGAGGTCGGACATCTCGCCCTTGCCGGCCTCGATGTCCCGCAGCAACTGCACCAGCCAGTACGTGCCTTCACGGCAGGGTGTGCACTTGCCGCAGGACTCGTGGGCGTAGAACTCGGTCCAGCGCGTCACGGCCCGTACGACACAGGTCGTCTCGTCGAAGCACTGGAGCGCCTTGGTGCCGAGCATCGAGCCGGCCGCGCCGACGCCCTCGTAGTCCAGCGGGACGTCGAGGTGCTCGTCGGTGAACATCGGGGTGGAGGAGCCGCCCGGGGTCCAGAACTTGAGCCGGTGGCCGGCCCGGATGCCGCCGCCCATGTCGAGCAGCTGGCGCAGGGTGAGGCCCATGGGGCCCTCGTACTGGCCGGGGCTGGTGACGTGGCCGCTGAGGGAGTAGAGCGTGAAGCCCGGGGACTTCTCGCTGCCCATCGAGCGGAACCACTCCTTGCCGCGGTGCAGGATCGCGGGAACGGACGCGATCGACTCGACGTTGTTCACCACGGTGGGGCTCGCGTAGAGACCCGCCACGGCGGGGAAGGGAGGACGCAGCCGGGGCTGTCCGCGACGGCCCTCCAGCGAGTCCAGCAGCGCGGTCTCCTCGCCGCAGATGTACGCGCCCGCTCCCGCGTGCACGACGACGTCGAGGTCGATGCCGCTGCCGAGGATGTCCTTGCCGAGGTAGCCAGCCGCGTAGGCCTCCCGTACGGCCTCGTGCAGCCGGCGCAGGACGGGGACGACCTCGCCGCGCAGGTAGATGAAGGCGTGCGAGGAGCGGATCGCGTAACAGGCGATCACCATGCCCTCGATGAGGGAGTGCGGGTTGGCGAAGAGCAGCGGCATGTCCTTGCAGGTGCCGGGCTCCGACTCGTCGGCGTTGACGACGAGGTAGTGCGGCTTGCCGTCGCCCTGGGGGATGAACTGCCACTTCATCCCGGTGGGGAAGCCGGCGCCGCCGCGGCCGCGCAGACCCGCGTCCTTCACGTACGCGATGAGGTCGTCGGGCGTCATGGCGAGGGCCTTCTTGAGGCCCTGGTAGCCGTCGTGCCGTTCGTACGTCTCCAGCGTCCACGACTCCGGCTGGTCCCAGAAGGCGGACAGCACGGGGGCGAGGAGCTTCTCGGGGCTGGTGCCGTTCTCGTCGATCTCGGGTGCCATCGTCATCACTCCCCCTCCTCGGCGGTGGGCCGCCCGGCCGGGTGGTCGGGGTCGGAGTCCGAGGTCCGCTGCGGTGCGTCGTGCGAGCTGAGGTGCTGGGAGCCGGGCTGCGGCGCGTCCTGCGGGTGCGCGTCCTGGGAGGGTCCGCCGTCGCGCGGCCTGACGACCCGCTGCGGGGCCTCGCCCTTGGCGAGCCGCAAGCCGATCAGCGAGGCGGGGCCCGCGCCGCCGGTGGCCCCGACCGCGCCGGGGCGCTCGTCGGGGAAGCCCGCGAGGATCCGCTCGGTCTCCTTGTACGTGCACAGCGGCGCGCCCCGCGTCGGCTCGACGGGGCGGCCCGCGCGCAGGTCGTCGACCAGCTGCTTGGCGCTCTGCGGGGTCTGGTTGTCGAAGAACTCCCAGTTGACCATCACGACGGGCGCGAAGTCGCAGGCCGCGTTGCACTCGATGTGTTCGAGGGTGACCTTGCCGTCCTCGGTGGTCTCGTCGTTGCCGACGCCGAGATGTTCCTTCAGCTCGTCGAAGATGGCGTCGCCGCCCATCACCGCGCAGAGCGTGTTCGTGCAGACGCCGACCTGGTAGTCACCGCCGGGCTTGCGCCGGTACATGGTGTAGAAGGTCGCGACGGCCGTGACCTCCGCGGTGGTCAGGTCGAGCAGCTCCGCGCAGAAGGCCATGCCCGTACGGGACACAAAACCCTCCTCCGCCTGCACGAGGTGCAGGAGCGGCAGGAGCGCGGAACGCGCGCCGGGGTAGCGGGAGATGATCTCCCTGGCGTCCGTCTCCAGCCGCGCGCGCACGTCGGCGGGGAAGTCGGGGGCCGGCAGCTGGGGCATCCCCAGGCTGACCTCGGAATTGGTCGGCTGGACGGTCACCGGTCGACGCCTCCCATCACGGGGTCGATGGACGCGACGGCGACGATGACGTCGGCGACCTGGCCGCCCTCGCACATCGCCGCCATGGCCTGGAGATTGGTGAAGGACGGGTCGCGGAAGTGGACCCGGTAGGGGCGGGTGCCCCCGTCGGAGACGACGTGCGCGCCCAGTTCGCCCTTGGGCGACTCCACGGCGGCGTACGCCTGCCCGGGCGGTACCCGGAAGCCCTCCGTCACCAGCTTGAAGTGATGGATCAGCGCTTCCATGGACGTGCCCATGATGTTCTTGATGTGGTCGAGCGAGTTGCCGAGCCCGTCGGGCCCGAGCGCGAGCTGCGCGGGCCAGGCGATCTTCTTGTCGGCGACCATGACCGGGCCCGGCGCGAGCCGGTCGAGGCACTGCTCGACGATCCGCAGCGACTGCCGCATCTCCTCCAGGCGGATGAGGAAGCGGCCGTACGCGTCGCAGGTGTCGGCGGTCGGGACGTCGAACTCGTACGTCTCGTAACCGCAGTACGGGTCCGACCTGCGCAGGTCGTGCGGCAGTCCGGCGGCGCGCAGGATCGGGCCGGTGGCGCCGAGCGCCATGCAGCCGGTCAGGTCGAGGTAGCCGACGTCCTCCATCCGGGCCTTGAAGATGGGGTTGCCGGTGGCGAGCTTGTCGTACTCGGGCAGGTTCTTGCGCAGGGTCCGCAGCAGCTCGCGCAACTGGTCCACGGCGCCCGGGGGCAGGTCCTGGGCGAGTCCGCCGGGCCGGATGAACGCGTGGTTCATGCGCAGGCCGGTGATCAGCTCGTAGGCATCGAGAATCAGTTCACGATCACGGAATCCGTAGATCATGATCGTCGTCGCGCCCAGCTCCATGCCGCCGGTGGCGATGCACACCAGGTGCGAGGAGAGCCGGTTGAGCTCCATCAGCAGGACGCGGATGGCGGTCGCCCGGTCCGGGATGTCGTCCTCGATGCCGAGCAGCTTCTCCACGCCCAGGCAGTACGCCGTCTCGTTGAAGAACGACGTCAGGTAGTCCATGCGCGTGACGAAGGTGGTGCCCTGCGTCCAGTTGCGGAACTCGAGGTTCTTCTCGATGCCGGTGTGGAGGTAGCCGATGCCGCAGCGGGCCTCGGTGACCGTCTCGCCCTCGATCTCCAGGATCAGCCGCAGCACCCCGTGGGTGGACGGGTGCTGGGGACCCATGTTGACGATGATCCGCTCGTCGTCGGACTTCGCGGCGGACTGGACGACCTCGTCCCAGTCCCCACCGGTGACCGTGTAGACGGTGCCCTCGGTGGTCTCGCGGGCCGACGCATGTGAAGTGCTCATCAGGAGTACGACCTCCGCTGGTCCGGAGCCGGGATCTGGGCGCCCTTGTACTCGACGGCGATCCCGCCGAGCGGATAGTCCTTGCGCTGCGGGAAGCCCTGCCAGTCGTCCGGCATCATGATCCGGGTCAGGGCGGGGTGGCCGTCGAAGATCAGGCCGAAGAAGTCGTACGTCTCGCGCTCGTGCCAGTCGTTGGTCGGATAGACCTCGACCAGGGACGGCACGTGCGGGTCGGCGTCCGGCGCGGAGACCTCCAGGCGGATCAGCCGCCCGTGGGTGAGCGAGCGCAGGTGGTACACGGCGTGCAGCTCGCGGCCCTTGTCCCCGAGGTAGTGGACGCCCGACACCCCCGTACACAGCTCGAAGCGCAGCGCCGGGTCGTCGCGCAGGGTGCGCG includes these proteins:
- a CDS encoding NADH-quinone oxidoreductase subunit C; translated protein: MSGEQRPGTSGHDNGSGTPGRNGAEDAAGKNVPSARDDRSEVIGVRKGMFGANNGGDTSGYGGLRRSVVLPGATARPYGGPNGVFDQIADELEGALEEQGIVPGNAIEKTVVDRGEVTFHIAREHLLQVARTLRDDPALRFELCTGVSGVHYLGDKGRELHAVYHLRSLTHGRLIRLEVSAPDADPHVPSLVEVYPTNDWHERETYDFFGLIFDGHPALTRIMMPDDWQGFPQRKDYPLGGIAVEYKGAQIPAPDQRRSYS
- the nuoF gene encoding NADH-quinone oxidoreductase subunit NuoF, with translation MTMAPEIDENGTSPEKLLAPVLSAFWDQPESWTLETYERHDGYQGLKKALAMTPDDLIAYVKDAGLRGRGGAGFPTGMKWQFIPQGDGKPHYLVVNADESEPGTCKDMPLLFANPHSLIEGMVIACYAIRSSHAFIYLRGEVVPVLRRLHEAVREAYAAGYLGKDILGSGIDLDVVVHAGAGAYICGEETALLDSLEGRRGQPRLRPPFPAVAGLYASPTVVNNVESIASVPAILHRGKEWFRSMGSEKSPGFTLYSLSGHVTSPGQYEGPMGLTLRQLLDMGGGIRAGHRLKFWTPGGSSTPMFTDEHLDVPLDYEGVGAAGSMLGTKALQCFDETTCVVRAVTRWTEFYAHESCGKCTPCREGTYWLVQLLRDIEAGKGEMSDLDKLNDIADTINGKSFCALGDGAAAPIFSSLKYFRAEYEQHITGKACPFDPAKSTAWADRNPHQEVNA
- the nuoE gene encoding NADH-quinone oxidoreductase subunit NuoE, which produces MPQLPAPDFPADVRARLETDAREIISRYPGARSALLPLLHLVQAEEGFVSRTGMAFCAELLDLTTAEVTAVATFYTMYRRKPGGDYQVGVCTNTLCAVMGGDAIFDELKEHLGVGNDETTEDGKVTLEHIECNAACDFAPVVMVNWEFFDNQTPQSAKQLVDDLRAGRPVEPTRGAPLCTYKETERILAGFPDERPGAVGATGGAGPASLIGLRLAKGEAPQRVVRPRDGGPSQDAHPQDAPQPGSQHLSSHDAPQRTSDSDPDHPAGRPTAEEGE
- a CDS encoding NADH-quinone oxidoreductase subunit D, translated to MSTSHASARETTEGTVYTVTGGDWDEVVQSAAKSDDERIIVNMGPQHPSTHGVLRLILEIEGETVTEARCGIGYLHTGIEKNLEFRNWTQGTTFVTRMDYLTSFFNETAYCLGVEKLLGIEDDIPDRATAIRVLLMELNRLSSHLVCIATGGMELGATTIMIYGFRDRELILDAYELITGLRMNHAFIRPGGLAQDLPPGAVDQLRELLRTLRKNLPEYDKLATGNPIFKARMEDVGYLDLTGCMALGATGPILRAAGLPHDLRRSDPYCGYETYEFDVPTADTCDAYGRFLIRLEEMRQSLRIVEQCLDRLAPGPVMVADKKIAWPAQLALGPDGLGNSLDHIKNIMGTSMEALIHHFKLVTEGFRVPPGQAYAAVESPKGELGAHVVSDGGTRPYRVHFRDPSFTNLQAMAAMCEGGQVADVIVAVASIDPVMGGVDR